CCAGGTGCGCCGAGGCCTGCGCCTGACCAAACACATGCTCCCGCTGTTCGAGCAGTTCATCCGCCGCCTGGGCCACGATCTGTTCCTGGTGGAGCCCCTGGCCTACCATGCCGCGATCCTCTTCGAGCGCTACGGTTGCGGATACATCGAGGGGCGCATCAAGATGGAGTGGATCCATCGGGAGTTCCAACCGGGCGGCGTGCTCCACCGTCGGCTGGATGGCTCCACCCCCTTCCGGCAGCCCGGGATGGAGCGAACGGTGCGCGGCCGCTCCTGGGCCATTTACGACGGCATCCTGGGGGAGCCCTTCGACGGGGTCCGGATGTATAAGCGGGTGGGCCACCACGCGGGGATCTGCACCTTCCCGGACGCGGTCTGGTGAGCGATGGGACGATTCCCGATGGAGGCCGGCACGCTGATCCTGGTGTTGCGGATCCTGATCCTCATGATCTTCGCCGGCGCCCTCTGGTGGGGGGTCGGGCGCGTGGTCCAGGTCCGGCTTCCCCTCTCCGATCCGGAGCGCGTCCGGCGGATCCAGGCGGTCCTCTCCCTGGGCCGCAGCCTGCTGCGGGCGGTCATCCTCGCCGTGGCCCTGCTGATGGTCCTCGACCTGATAGGGCTGAACGTGGGGCCTCTGCTCACCGGAGCCGGCATCCTGGGGGTTGTGGTGGGGCTGGGGGCCCAGAGCCTGATCCGGGACCTCCTGGCCGGCCTGACCATCGTCTTGGAGGGCCCTTTCGGCATCGGGGACGTGATCCGCACGGCGGGCGTGAGCGGGAAGGTGGAGCGCATCACCTTGCGGGCCACCTACGTGCGGGATGCCGACGGCACGCTGCACATGATCCCGAACAGCATGCTGGGGGTGATCAGCAACCTCAGCCGGGAATGGGCCCGGGTGATCGTCGACCTGCCGGTGCCCCGGGGGACCCGGCTGGAGGCGCTGCAGGAGGCCCTGGAGCAGGCGACACGGGCGCTGCGGGAGGATCCGGAGCTTCAGGGTGGATGGCTGGAGCCCCCGACGGTGGCTGGCATCGAGGCCATCGGGGAGACCACTTTCATCGTTCGAGTGGAGGCGAAGACCCGGCCGGCGGACCGCTGGACAGTTGCGCGCCGGTTGCGATATCATCTGCTTCAGGTGCTGCAGACCGAGTCAGGCTCACTGTCCGCGCCGGGATAGGGATCTGCGGAAACCTGGGAGGTTGCGATGCGGATCAGAACAGCGGCAGCATGGGGGATCCATGCCCGATGGAGGATCGTCGGGCTCATCGCGCTGCTCAGCCTGCTCACAGGAGCCTGCGGAGGCGTCCCCTTCGGGGCGCCGGTGCCGCCCACGGCGACCTTCCCGCCGACCCGCACGCCGCGCCCGACGGCGACGGCCACCTTCACCCCCACGATCACGCCGTCGCCGACCCCTACGTTCACGCCGACCCCCACCGAGACCCCGACTCCCACCCGCACGCCCACGCGGACCCGGCCGCCCTTCACCCCCACGCCGCGGCCGACGGCGACGCCCACGCCCTCCCCCACGCCGGCTTTCGATTTCTACCCGCAACCGATGGCCACCGCTCCCAACTGTGGGACGGTTTACATGGAAGGTTACATCCGGGATGCAGCGGGGAACCCCATCAACGGAGTATGGTATCGTCTGCGGATGTTCTTCCCTTCCGGCGGGGGATATGAGCAGGTCTGTCTTTCGCCCGGCGATGGGAACTGCGAGGATTACAAGCAGAGCGGCGGTCGGGCTCCCGGCATGTGGGGATTCGCCCCGCTGAACCCAGCAGATTATCACAAACCATTCCGGTTCATCATCGAGATTGTAGAAAGCCCGAGCAATCCCCGGCCCCTCTCGCCGCCTGTGGTCATCGATCACCAGGACTGCAATCAGATCGGCCAATACGTCTTTGACTGGAAGCGTCGATACTAAACGCTAAACGATGGGGTCCGATCAGGCGCCTCAGGCGCTTGGCGGACCCCTCTCCGGCCTTTGTGCCGAAAGGAGATTCCCATGCGTTCGACATCCCGGCCCTGGCGAAGGATCGGGGGGGCTTTCATTCTATTGTTGCTTCTCCTCGATGCCTGCCGCCCGGCTCCCACCCCCACGCCCACCCCGGTGATCTCGCGGTTGCCGCCGGTTCTGGTCGCCCGCACGCCGGAGCCCGGGCAGGAAGCAACCCCGGAGATGCCCCTGCGGCTGGTGTTCAGCGAGCCGATGGATCGTGCCTCGGTGGAGGCCAACTTCCGGGTGATCCCTGCCATCGCCGGGCGCTTCGCCTGGGAGGCCGGGGACCGCATCCTCCGGTTCATCCCTCAGGCCCCGTGGAAACCCGACGCCGAATATGAGGTTCGCTTGGAGAACGCCCGGGCCCGGAACGGTCAGGCCCTGGCCCGACCGGTGGCCTTCCGCTTCCGCACCGCTTCCCCCCTCGCCGTGGTCGAGGTCATCCCCTCCCCCGATGCCCGAGATGTGGATCCCCGGGCCTCGGTCACGGTGATCTTCAATCGCCCCATCGTCCCGCTGCGCAGCGACCTCGCCCCCGGCGATCTCCCGCAACCCCTCACCTTCGATCCACCCATCCGAGGGACGGGACGATGGATTAACACCAGCATTTACACCTTCCAGCCGGAGGGAAGCTGGGAGGCCGGGCGGACGTACATCGCGCGGGTGGCCGCCGGGTTAAAGGATCTTTCCGGGGTCACGCTGGAGCGGGATTACACCTGGACGTTCACCATCCGCCGTCCGGCGGTGGTGGATTATACCCCCCGACCGGGCCGGGCGATGGATCTGGATCTGAACACGCCGATCTCCATCACGTTCAACATGGAGATGGAGCGATCCTCGACCGAGGCCGCCTTCGCCTTGCGAGAGGGCGCGGAGGATGGGCCGGCGATCCCCGGGCGCTTCGAATGGATCAGCCGGACGATGGTGTTCTGGCCCGCCCAGCCGTTGAAGATGGAGACCCGCTACTTCGTCCGTCTGGAAGCCCGCGCCGCGGCCCCCTCCGGAGCCACCCTCGAAGGCCCGCTGGCGTGGGCCTTCACCACGCCGGCCTACCCCCGGCTGCGGAGCGCCAGCCTGAGCCCGGAAGGGCCGAACCGCCTCGACACGGACTCCTCCATCGAGCTCCGCTTCAGCTCTGGATTGATCCGCCCGGAGACCATCTGGCCGAACCTGCGCTTCGACCCGCCCATCTCCGTCACGCGGGTGGTGACCAGCTGGAACCCGGAGGGTGGGGAGTTCATCATTTACGCGGACTGGAAGCCGGGGGCGGTTTATACCCTTACGGTGGGCCCGGGGATCGAGGATCGCTACGGCAACCGGCTGGATCGCCAGCATGTGTTCACATTCACCGTTGACCATCTGGATCCCCTCGCCTACCTGAACATCGGCAGCCCCTATACCCCCATCGCCCTGGTGGGGACTTACACCGGGACCACAGCGT
The window above is part of the Thermoflexus hugenholtzii JAD2 genome. Proteins encoded here:
- a CDS encoding mechanosensitive ion channel family protein — translated: MEAGTLILVLRILILMIFAGALWWGVGRVVQVRLPLSDPERVRRIQAVLSLGRSLLRAVILAVALLMVLDLIGLNVGPLLTGAGILGVVVGLGAQSLIRDLLAGLTIVLEGPFGIGDVIRTAGVSGKVERITLRATYVRDADGTLHMIPNSMLGVISNLSREWARVIVDLPVPRGTRLEALQEALEQATRALREDPELQGGWLEPPTVAGIEAIGETTFIVRVEAKTRPADRWTVARRLRYHLLQVLQTESGSLSAPG